CCCAATAAATATCATGCTTAAATGATTTTTATTGTCCTCTATACATTTATATATGTCAGGCTCGGAGATAACACCATTTTCGTCAGAAGGTAAAAAAACAAGCACATCATCAGGATTATAACCTTTTAATTGAATTTGACTTTGTAAAATATATAAATCTGATGGAAATAAATGTGGTTCACATAAAATTTTAAATCTCTTTTTTGTAGGTTGATAAAACGATGTTAATAATAAATGAAGATTAACAGAAAGGCCGTTCATAGTAACTACTTCATTTCTTTTTGCCCCTACAATTTTAGATGTCGATTTTTCTAAACACTTGTGATAATCTACCCAAGGAGTTTTAGCCTTGAAATGTCCATCAACCCCTAAATTACTCCAGTCTTCTAAAGACTGATCTAAATAAACATTCTGATTCTTCAACTGTAAACCAAGAGAATTGCCTGTAAAATAAATTGCTTGCTTTCCATCAACAATAGGTATATTAAAGTTTTGACGAAGACTATACAATGGGTCATTTTTATCCATACTACGTGCAGCTCCAATTGAAAAGACATTATCCATGATTATTTTTATATAAAGAACATTGAACAAAATACAAATAAACACATTATTATTGAAAGCCCCTCAACAATTACACCATAAAAAAAATTAGATCTACGTGAATTAGCGAGATACAAAATTAACGATGTTAATTCTATACTAATAAATAATGCTATGAACATTTCAAGTGATATTACATTGTTTATTATTTCAACAATTAATAAAATTTGAATAACAAATAAGCAGAACCAACCAAAATATTTTGATTTCATGATTCCAAATGTATTTGGAATGGTACTAATATTATCAACTTTCATGTCACGAATATCAAAAGGAAGTGATATGACTAGTACAAAAAGAAACCTTTGTATAAAGTTGCTTATTAAAAAAAAATCGATTTTAATATTAAAATATAATAAAGGCATTAAAAATGTAACATATGACCACACTAGAGCAATTAAAAAAACTTTAAAAAAAGGAATTGATCTTAATCTAAATAAATGATGTTTATTTGAAATTGCAATGGACATTGGATAAATTATACATATTAAAACAATAGGCATAACTAATTTTAAAAAATACAAATCATATAATAAAACCGAACATAATAAAAATAAAAGAATGTAAATAAAAGTTCTTTGAGGATTAAAAAAATTATTTTTCAACCTATTAAAAAGTTGCATATAATTATATGCAAGTAGTGTTGAAAAAAAAATAAAAAATCCCATTTTTATATCACTAATATTAAACAAAAATTCCGTTAATTTATATAACGAAAATGAACTACAAGCAACTATAATATTAGTTTTGATTATATAACTTATAAATCGATTCATAAATGATTTGCTTGCACAACTAATTTACTACAAATTGCATATTATAATAAAAAAATTAATATAAAATACTAACAAAATGCTTCCTGATACAGATTTTATAAATAGACATATTGGTCCTAGAAAGAAAGATACACTTGAAATGTTAAAAATTATTGGCATTGAAAGTATTGATGAGTTAATTAGTAAAACAATCCCAAAAAATATATTGATGAAAAATATATTTGATGTTGGTGAGCCTATGAGTGAAGCTCGTTATGTTGAACACATTCAGCAACTAGGAAGAAAAAATAAAATATATAAAAGTTACATAGGTCTAGGATATTACAACAATATACTCCCTGGAGTCATTCAACGAAATATTTTAGAAAATCCAGGATGGTATACTGCATATACTCCATATCAGGCCGAAATTTCCCAAGGAAGATTAGAAGCACTATTTAATTTTCAAACAGTAATAACTGAATTAACAGCTCTACCAATTACTAATGCGTCTCTACTTGATGAAGCTACCTCTGCAGCAGAAGCAATGACTATGAGCTATCAGTGTCGAAGTAATAAGAAAAAACAAGCAAACGCTAATATATTTTTAATATCTGACAATTGTTTTCCACAAACTATTGATGTTATTAAAACCAGAGCGTCATCTTTAGACATTGAACTTAAAATAGTTAATCATAAAGATTTTGTTTTTGAAAAAGAAGTTTTTGGAGCAATCATTCAATACCCTGGCAAATATGGAGAAATCAACGATTACTCATCATTAATTAAAGAAGCAAATGATAATGATTGTTTAATTACTGTAGCAGCAGATTTATTAAGCTTAACAATACTCAAGCCACCTGGAGAATTAGGAGCTGATATTGTGGTGGGCTCCTCACAAAGATTCGGTATTCCGTTAGGTTATGGTGGTCCACATGCAGCTTATTTTGCAACAACTGAAAGGTTTAAAAGAAACATACCAGGGCGTATTATTGGCGTTTCTCATGATATTGATGGGAAAAAAGCCTACAGAATGGCACTACAAACAAGAGAACAACATATTCGTAGAGAAAAAGCAACTTCAAATATATGTACCTCTCAAGTTTTACTTGCAGTTATGGCTGGAATGTATGCAGTATATCATGGACCTGAAAAACTCAGTAAAATTGCGCAAAATATTCATCACCACAGTTTTATTCTATCTTCTGCTTTAAAAGCAATTGGATATGAACAAATAAATAATACATTTTTTGACACATTATTAATTAACACTGATGACATATCTACAAAAAATATAAAAGTCTACGCTGAAGATGCAAAGATGAATTTTAACTATATAAATGACTCTTTAATTTCAATAAGTATTGATGAAAAAGATGACATACATAATATTGAAAAAATTATTAAAGTTTTTGCTAGAGCAAAAAATCATACTGACTTTTATAAAATTTTGCAAAACATAATTAAAGATAATTTGAACGAAAATTATCAAGGAATTCCAAAAAATTTAATTAGAAAATCTCACTTTTTACAGTATGAAGTATTTAATTCTTATCATTCTGAAACAGAATTAATGAGATATATAAAATCTCTTGAAAATAAAGACTTATCACTAACACACTCTATGATTCCTTTAGGTTCATGTACTATGAAATTGAATGCTGCTGTTGAATTATTTTCACTTAGTTCTACTGACTTCTCAAATATTCATCCTTTTGCTCCATTGAATCAAGCAAGAGGATACCATATAGTTTTTGATGAACTTGAGAAAGCATTATGTAAAATTACTGGACTAGCAGCTGTTTCACTACAACCTAATTCAGGCGCACAAGGTGAATATGCAGGGCTAATGGTAATTAAAAAATACCACGAATCAAATAAAGACATTAACCGAAATATTTGTTTAATTCCCTCATCAGCCCATGGAACAAATCCTGCAAGCGCTAT
This sequence is a window from Flavobacteriales bacterium TMED191. Protein-coding genes within it:
- the gcvP gene encoding glycine dehydrogenase (aminomethyl-transferring), with protein sequence MLPDTDFINRHIGPRKKDTLEMLKIIGIESIDELISKTIPKNILMKNIFDVGEPMSEARYVEHIQQLGRKNKIYKSYIGLGYYNNILPGVIQRNILENPGWYTAYTPYQAEISQGRLEALFNFQTVITELTALPITNASLLDEATSAAEAMTMSYQCRSNKKKQANANIFLISDNCFPQTIDVIKTRASSLDIELKIVNHKDFVFEKEVFGAIIQYPGKYGEINDYSSLIKEANDNDCLITVAADLLSLTILKPPGELGADIVVGSSQRFGIPLGYGGPHAAYFATTERFKRNIPGRIIGVSHDIDGKKAYRMALQTREQHIRREKATSNICTSQVLLAVMAGMYAVYHGPEKLSKIAQNIHHHSFILSSALKAIGYEQINNTFFDTLLINTDDISTKNIKVYAEDAKMNFNYINDSLISISIDEKDDIHNIEKIIKVFARAKNHTDFYKILQNIIKDNLNENYQGIPKNLIRKSHFLQYEVFNSYHSETELMRYIKSLENKDLSLTHSMIPLGSCTMKLNAAVELFSLSSTDFSNIHPFAPLNQARGYHIVFDELEKALCKITGLAAVSLQPNSGAQGEYAGLMVIKKYHESNKDINRNICLIPSSAHGTNPASAIMAGMKVVIVQCDTQGNIDINDLSSKIETHSNNIAALMITYPSTHGVFEENIIHITDLIHNAGGQVYMDGANMNAQVGLTNPKLIGCDVCHLNLHKTFAIPHGGGGPGMGPIAVAEHLKEFLPKSAIIDYGGKNGISSISASPWGSGLILTISYAYIKLLGSIGLKKSTEIAILNANYLKFKLEKDFKILYQGKNNTVAHEMIIDCREFNDKNINVTDLAKRLMDYGFHAPTVSWPVPGTMMIEPTESESKYALDSFCEAMLQIKKEIDKSNSDDNLLKNAPHTLEMLVNKWNYPYSRAEAVFPISYVKERKYWPTVRRINEVHGDRNLICSCASIEEYEEKTVD